In one window of Zygosaccharomyces rouxii strain CBS732 chromosome E complete sequence DNA:
- the MON1 gene encoding guanine nucleotide exchange factor MON1 (similar to uniprot|P53129 Saccharomyces cerevisiae YGL124C MON1 Protein required for fusion of cvt-vesicles and autophagosomes with the vacuole associates as a complex with Ccz1p with a perivacuolar compartment potential Cdc28p substrate): MDLDESYVDDRRERANEPLYIPPIAAEPTTSINLAQTLFQPSEFDESLEDQLAQSISSCDRRHPLVSTEIPNVFPHRYDKNFLILTSAGKPIYAMKDGDGTIAYMGVIHTIMNYFKLKEDQDLRCIENGDVRFAFLDREPIVLVAYSARGETSNELFSQLDFLHSYLLSSLSERQLSKIFSKRQNFDLRNFLESTDFENLDEICSLLCERLYPDALLGALRSLSMKKSHRAQLHEAMSQQLTKEKDLPRGTLLYGLIVAPENKLCSVLRPKGHTLHTTDLHLLFCLIFHRFQNLDDSQELWVPICFPKFNANGFLYGYIKFLPKCNSILVLISAQKDAFFNLKSFADHLIKDISSNGLLEEIHKAKGFKISDIPAPLVHHFIYKSKKHVQYVMPELELHSDTEPEQLIELERKFMTYYQQIHNSVVRDDGLAFNKSCLNFIRWDSDAIEPSEEPIAMLGLGWITPKFELYLICNNGVDDKHVIFESAKRIISWCRKHESRLFVNEGAIF; the protein is encoded by the coding sequence ATGGATTTAGACGAATCTTATGTGGACGACAGAAGAGAAAGGGCCAATGAGCCACTATATATACCACCAATAGCTGCGGAACCAACTACATCAATAAACTTAGCTCAAACTCTTTTCCAACCGTCAGAATTTGACGAAAGTTTGGAAGATCAATTGGCTCAAAGTATAAGCTCATGCGATAGAAGACATCCATTAGTATCTACAGAGATTCCAAATGTGTTCCCTCATCGGTATgacaagaattttttaatcCTAACATCAGCTGGTAAACCTATTTATGCAATGAAAGATGGCGATGGTACGATTGCGTACATGGGGGTTATCCATACGATAATGAACTacttcaaattgaaagaggATCAGGACTTAAGATGTATTGAGAATGGTGATGTCAgatttgcatttttagaCCGTGAACCTATTGTCCTAGTGGCATATTCGGCAAGAGGTGAAACTAGTAACGAGTTATTCAGccaattggattttctaCATTCATACTtactatcatcattaaGTGAAAGGCAACTATCAAAAATATTCAGCAAAAGACAGAATTTCGATTTGAGAAATTTCCTTGAATCTACAGATTTCGAAAACCTTGATGAGATTTGTTCATTACTATGTGAAAGGCTGTATCCTGATGCACTGTTGGGTGCACTAAGGTCGCTATCCATGAAGAAATCCCATAGAGCTCAGTTGCATGAGGCCATGTCTCAACAATTGaccaaagaaaaggatTTACCAAGAGGAACTCTTTTATACGGACTCATTGTGGCGCCTGAGAATAAATTATGTTCCGTGTTACGCCCCAAAGGTCATACTTTGCATACAACAGATTTACACCTTTTATTCTGCTTAATATTCCATAGGTTCCAGAACTTAGACGATAGTCAAGAGCTTTGGGTCCCCATATGTTTTCCTAAATTTAACGCTAACGGGTTTCTTTACGGTTATATCAAATTCTTACCCAAGTGCAATTCCATTTTAGTACTGATAAGCGCTCAAAAGGATGCATTCTTCaatttaaaatcatttgcTGATCATTTAATCAAGGATATTTCCAGTAATGGCCTCCTAGAAGAAATCCATAAGGCCAAGGGATTTAAGATTAGTGATATTCCGGCACCGTTGGTACATCATTTCATTTACAAATCTAAAAAGCACGTTCAATACGTGATGCCAGAATTAGAACTTCACAGTGATACTGAACCCGAACAATTGATAGAGTTAGAACGGAAATTTATGACCTATTACCAACAAATTCATAACTCTGTGGTGCGTGATGATGGATTGGCTTTCAACAAATCATGTCTAAATTTTATCAGATGGGATTCCGATGCGATTGAACCATCAGAAGAACCAATTGCCATGTTGGGTTTAGGTTGGATTACACCCAAATTTGAGCTCTATTTGATATGTAATAATGGTGTGGATGATAAACACGTTATCTTTGAGAGTGCAAAGAGAATTATTTCGTGGTGTCGAAAGCATGAATCAAGGTTGTTTGTTAATGAAGGTGCTATAttttaa
- the NAB2 gene encoding mRNA-binding protein NAB2 (similar to uniprot|Q75E99 Ashbya gossypii AAR178C AAR178Cp and some similarites with YGL122C uniprot|P32505 Saccharomyces cerevisiae YGL122C NAB2 Nuclear polyadenylated RNA-binding protein related to human hnRNPs has a nuclear localization signal sequence that binds to Kap104p required for both poly(A) tail length control and nuclear export of mRNA) — MSSEQYTENLKIIVAEKLGTLENFNEDIKYVAEYIVLLMVNGGTLENVVHELSTLFDSVSTEALTDVVQTAFFALEALQQGETVDSIVGKIRGVLQQPVQQEQQPQPPQQEQQQQQQPPQPPAPMSAFGGIVSTEPPAKLNTTDFQPNFQQRNGAVGKGGRGGRGGRGATRGAGRGASRNGNARFNPLAKALGINGEGAGNLNFVHSKKEGRCKVFPRCPLGKSCPHAHPTKVCNDYPNCPKPPGTCEFLHPSEDEELMREIERTREEFQQRKAALLAAKAKPVQTGIVICKFGILCSNPLCPFGHPTPANEDAKVLELMWCANNLTCQDPSCTRAHSSLSKIRDVTPLGGPKKPPVVMAPRPVEKSLEQCKFGTHCTNKRCKYRHARSHIMCREGANCTRIDCLFGHPINEDCKFGIDCRNPNCLFRHPTGRNIDANTNSGNGGAANAENTGVGEGFSTSQRLFAIPEGPHIEQSQAQGGGGLPSIYAPANAQNMDQDTDMN; from the coding sequence ATGTCTAGTGAACAATATACAGAGAATCTGAAGATCATAGTTGCCGAGAAGCTCGGTACActagaaaatttcaacgaAGATATCAAATATGTGGCAGAATACATTGTTTTACTGATGGTAAACGGAGGAACTTTAGAGAACGTTGTACATGAATTATCGACTCTGTTCGACTCTGTGTCGACAGAGGCTCTGACCGATGTTGTTCAAACAGCTTTCTTTGCCCTGGAAGCTCTACAGCAAGGTGAAACTGTGGATAGTATTGTAGGTAAGATAAGAGGTGTTTTACAGCAACCAGTTCAACAAGAGCAACAACCACAGCCACCTCAGCAAgagcaacagcagcagcaacagccCCCTCAACCTCCAGCACCTATGTCAGCTTTTGGTGGTATAGTATCGACAGAGCCTCCCGCTAAATTGAATACTACTGATTTCCAACCAAATTTCCAGCAGAGAAACGGTGCTGTTGGTAAAGGTGGTCGCGGCGGTCGCGGTGGCCGTGGTGCAACTCGTGGTGCCGGCAGGGGTGCCAGCCGCAACGGCAACGCCAGATTCAACCCACTAGCTAAAGCACTAGGTATAAACGGTGAGGGTGCTGGtaatttgaattttgtGCATAGTAAGAAGGAGGGTCGTTGTAAAGTTTTTCCTCGTTGCCCCTTGGGTAAGTCATGTCCACACGCACATCCTACTAAGGTGTGTAACGACTACCCCAATTGTCCTAAACCACCTGGCACTTGTGAATTTTTGCACCcaagtgaagatgaagaattaatgagagaaattgaaagaactCGTGAAGAGTTTCAACAAAGGAAGGCCGCTTTACTTGCTGCCAAGGCTAAACCGGTGCAAACAGGTATTGTTATCTGCAAATTCGGTATTTTGTGTTCTAATCCTCTATGTCCCTTTGGTCACCCAACGCCGGCTAATGAAGATGCTAAGGTATTGGAACTAATGTGGTGTGCAAACAATCTAACGTGCCAAGACCCAAGTTGTACTCGCGCTCACTCTTCGCTATCCAAGATTAGAGATGTGACGCCTTTAGGAGGTCCAAAGAAACCACCTGTGGTTATGGCTCCACGTCCTGTGGAAAAATCGTTGGAGCAATGTAAGTTCGGTACTCATTGTACCAACAAACGTTGCAAATACAGACATGCTCGCTCACACATCATGTGCCGTGAAGGTGCTAACTGTACAAGAATAGACTGTCTTTTCGGACATCCAATTAATGAGGATTGTAAATTTGGTATTGATTGCAGAAATCCAAACTGTTTGTTTAGACACCCAACCGGTAGAAATATCGATGCCAATACGAACAGTGGTAATGGTGGAGCCGCTAATGCTGAAAATACTGGTGTTGGCGAAGGTTTTTCTACTAGTCAGAGGTTATTTGCCATTCCCGAGGGCCCCCACATCGAACAATCACAAGCACAAGGCGGTGGCGGTTTGCCCTCGATATATGCTCCAGCTAATGCACAAAATATGGATCAGGACACGGATATGAATTAA
- the OM14 gene encoding Om14p (weakly similar to uniprot|P38325 Saccharomyces cerevisiae YBR230C) has translation MSENEEKFSQKARAEARKTADQLKKDGEAAKDTVESWTEQLKKCVETASTSVSNGVSQAVSQARSATATAAAKARSIAGRSWEELHNPVVLLNFLLGSGALAGLIAGYAQYDTRYLKGKSDGVILATVSGASAIVAIDALLSAKYYNKYRK, from the exons ATGTCAGA AAACGAAGAAAAGTTCTCTCAAAAGGCTAGGGCTGAAGCTAGAAAGACCGCTGATCAACTCAAGAAGGATGGAGAAGCCGCTAAGGATACTGTAGAATCTTGGACGGAACAGCTTAAGAAATGTGTCGAGACTGCATCAACGAGTGTCTCAAATGGGGTCTCACAGGCAGTTTCCCAAGCTCGTAGTGCAACTGCAACTGCTGCTGCCAAGGCTAGATCCATTGCAGGTAGATCATGGGAAGAATTGCATAACCCGGTAGTTTTGTTGAACTTTTTACTGGGTTCTGGTGCATTGGCCGGATTGATTGCAGGATACGCTCAATATGATACTAGATATCTAAAAGGTAAAAGTGATGGTGTCATTTTGGCAACAGTTAGCGGTGCTTCTGCCATTGTAGCAATCGATGCTCTTTTGTCGGCTAAGTACTACAACAAATATAGGAAATGA
- the RPS2 gene encoding 40S ribosomal protein uS5 (highly similar to uniprot|P25443 Saccharomyces cerevisiae YGL123W RPS2) — protein sequence MSAAAPEQRRGGFAGRNRGRFQRRGRNVEEKGWVPVTKLGRLVKAGKLTTIEEIFLHSLPVKEFQIIDTLLPGLSDEVMNIKPVQKQTRAGQRTRFKAVVVVGDSNGHVGLGIKTAKEVAGAIRAGIMIAKLSVIPIRRGYWGNNLGEPHSLATKTSGKCGSVTVRLIPAPRGSGIVASPGVKKLLELAGLEDVYTQSTGSTRTLENTLKAAFAAIGNTYGFLTPNLWAEHALPVSPLDIYADEAAVQKKRF from the coding sequence ATGTCTGCTGCAGCTCCAGAACAAAGAAGAGGCGGTTTCGCCGGTAGAAACAGAGGTCGTTTCCAAAGAAGAGGTAGAAACGTCGAAGAAAAGGGATGGGTCCCTGTCACCAAGTTGGGTAGATTGGTGAAAGCTGGTAAGCTAACTACCATCgaagaaattttcttgCACTCTTTGCCAGTCAAGGAATTCCAAATCATTGACACTTTGTTGCCAGGTTTGTCCGATGAAGTTATGAACATCAAGCCAGTTCAAAAGCAAACCAGAGCCGGTCAAAGAACCAGATTTAAGGCTGTCGTTGTCGTTGGTGACTCCAACGGTCACGTCGGTTTGGGTATCAAGACCGCCAAGGAAGTTGCTGGTGCCATCAGAGCTGGTATCATGATCGCCAAGTTGTCTGTTATTCCAATCAGAAGAGGTTACTGGGGTAACAACTTGGGTGAACCTCACTCTTTGGCTACCAAGACCTCCGGTAAGTGTGGTTCCGTTACCGTTAGATTGATTCCAGCTCCAAGAGGTTCTGGTATCGTCGCTTCTCCAGGTGTTAAGAAGTTGTTGGAATTGGCCGGTTTGGAAGATGTTTACACTCAATCCACCGGTTCCACCagaactttggaaaacacTTTGAAGGCTGCTTTCGCTGCTATCGGTAACACTTACGGTTTCTTGACTCCAAACTTGTGGGCCGAACACGCTTTGCCAGTTTCTCCATTGGACATCTACGCCGACGAAGCTGCTGTgcaaaagaagagattCTAA
- the PRP43 gene encoding DEAH-box ATP-dependent RNA helicase PRP43 (highly similar to uniprot|P53131 Saccharomyces cerevisiae YGL120C PRP43 RNA helicase in the DEAH-box family involved in release of the lariat-intron from the spliceosome), whose product MGTKRRLSEKAEHVSALESSVPERAAEIAEELNKKHPHQTEEKLVHHDLGEFNSMVRHHTNASQAQKLEDGKVNPFTGRPFTAKYVDILKIRRELPVHAQRDEFLKIYQENQIMVFVGETGSGKTTQIPQFVLFDEMPHLQNTQVACTQPRRVAAMSVAQRVAEELDVNLGEEVGYSIRFENKVSNKTILKYMTDGMLLREAMEDHDLKRYSCIILDEAHERTLATDILMGLLKQVVVRRPDLKLIVMSATLDAKKFQSYFHSAPLLAVPGRTFPVELYYTPEFQRDYLDSAIRTVLQIHATEGAGDVLLFLTGEDEIEDAVRKIQLEGDQLVREEGCGPLTVYPLYGSLPPHMQQRIFEPAPESHNGRPGRKVVISTNIAETSLTIDGIVYVVDPGFSKQKVYNPRIRVESLLVSPISKASAQQRAGRAGRTRPGKCFRLYTEDAFKKELIEQSYPEILRSNLSSTVLELKKLGIDDLVHFDFMDPPAPETMMRALEELNYLACLNDDGDLTPLGRLASQFPLDPMLAVMLIGSFEFHCSQDILIIVAMLSVPSVFIRPTKDKKRADEAKNQFAHPDGDHITLLNVYYAFKSDEVYEYGVQKWCRDNYLNYRSLAAADNIRVQLERIMVRYNLELNTTDYESPKYFDNIRKALASGFFMQVAKKRSGGKGYITVKDNQDVLVHPSTVLGHDAEWVVYNEFVLTTKNYIRTVTSVRPEWLIELAPAYYDIHSFQKGDVRYSIERVKERMEQMQELHNDKHKKKGKKEGKEKHKHT is encoded by the coding sequence ATGGGTACTAAAAGAAGACTATCTGAAAAGGCAGAACACGTAAGTGCGTTAGAGAGCTCTGTGCCTGAAAGAGCAGCAGAGATTGCAGAGGAATTAAATAAAAAGCATCCACACCAAACAGAGGAGAAACTTGTGCATCATGATCTCGGTGAGTTTAATTCTATGGTACGTCATCATACAAATGCTTCACAAGCACAAAAGCTAGAAGACGGCAAAGTTAATCCCTTCACTGGTAGACCGTTCACTGCCAAGTATGTGGATATCTTGAAGATTAGACGTGAATTACCAGTACATGCACAgagagatgaatttttgaaaatataTCAAGAGAACCAAATTATGGTTTTCGTTGGTGAGACAGGTTCTGGTAAGACTACACAGATCCCACAATTTGTGCTTTTCGATGAGATGCCACACTTACAGAATACACAAGTTGCATGTACACAACCACGTCGTGTTGCTGCCATGTCGGTGGCTCAAAGAGTagcagaagaattagatgTTAACTTGGGTGAAGAAGTTGGTTATTCCatcagatttgaaaataaagtTTCCAATAAGACTATCCTTAAATATATGACCGATGGTATGCTTTTAAGAGAAGCTATGGAGGATCATGACTTGAAACGTTATTCATGTATCATATTGGATGAAGCCCATGAACGTACTTTGGCAACAGATATTTTGATGGGTCTGCTGAAGCAAGTTGTGGTGAGAAGACCAGATCTTAAGTTAATCGTCATGTCTGCCACTTTAGATGCTAAGAAGTTTCAATCATATTTCCACAGTGCACCACTACTTGCGGTCCCAGGTAGAACTTTCCCTGTGGAATTGTACTATACACCAGAATTTCAGAGGGACTATCTGGATTCTGCCATTCGTACCGTCTTACAAATCCATGCTACTGAAGGAGCAGGTGATGTCCTATTGTTTTTAACAGGTGAAGACGAGATCGAAGATGCCGTAAGGAAAATTCAACTAGAAGGTGATCAATTGGTTAGAGAAGAAGGTTGTGGACCTTTAACCGTTTACCCCTTGTACGGTTCACTGCCACCACATATGCAACAACGTATCTTTGAACCTGCACCAGAATCGCATAACGGTAGACCAGGTAGAAAAGTTGTGATTTCCACCAACATTGCAGAAACTTCTTTGACCATTGATGGTATTGTTTACGTGGTAGATCCAGGTTTCTCAAAGCAAAAAGTTTACAACCCAAGAATTCGTGTGGAATCTTTGTTGGTGTCACCGATCTCAAAGGCTTCTGCTCAACAGAGAGCTGGTCGTGCTGGTCGTACGAGACCGGGAAAATGCTTTAGATTATACACAGAGGATGCGTttaagaaagaattgatcgaACAGAGTTATCCAGAAATCTTACGTTCAAATTTGTCCTCAACGGTTttggaattgaagaaattgggTATTGATGATTTAGTGCACTTTGATTTCATGGATCCACCAGCTCCTGAAACTATGATGAGAgcattggaagaattgaactATCTAGCATGTCTAAACGATGATGGTGATTTAACACCATTGGGCCGTTTAGCTTCACAGTTCCCATTAGATCCTATGCTTGCCGTTATGCTAATTGgatcatttgaatttcattGTTCACAAGATATCTTGATCATCGTGGCCATGCTTTCAGTCCCAAGTGTCTTTATTCGTCCAACAAAGGATAAGAAACGTGCTGATGAAGCTAAGAACCAATTTGCTCACCCAGACGGTGATCATATAACACTTTTGAACGTCTATTACGCTTTCAaatctgatgaagtttACGAATATGGTGTCCAAAAATGGTGTAGGGAtaattatttgaattacAGATCTCTGGCTGCTGCTGATAACATTAGAGTGCAGCTGGAAAGAATCATGGTTCGTTACAATCTTGAATTAAACACTACGGATTATGAATCCCCCAAGTACTTCGATAACATTAGAAAGGCGCTTGCATCAGGATTCTTTATGCAGGTTGCAAAGAAGCgttctggtggtaaaggtTACATTACCGTTAAGGATAACCAAGATGTTCTAGTGCATCCAAGTACAGTATTGGGACACGATGCCGAATGGGTTGTCTATAACGAATTCGTCTTAACTACAAAGAATTATATCAGGACCGTCACTTCGGTGAGACCAGAATGGTTAATTGAACTAGCACCTGCTTATTACGATATTCATAGTTTCCAAAAGGGAGATGTGAGGtattcaattgaaagagTCAAGGAAAGAATGGAACAGATGCAAGAATTGCACAACGATAAACACAAGAAGAAgggaaagaaagaaggaaagGAGAAACACAAGCATACTTAG
- the GPG1 gene encoding Gpg1p (similar to uniprot|P53130 Saccharomyces cerevisiae YGL121C GPG1 Proposed gamma subunit of the heterotrimeric G protein that interacts with the receptor Grp1p involved in regulation of pseudohyphal growth requires Gpb1p or Gpb2p to interact with Gpa2p) has product MTGLSESFLQLTMLGDGSPNEDVLQLLMYSNFREQLSESAQELHNITDRILVHRASRSVTSIEAHGLILPLMAMLIESRERAKRIYRDALSSRMSTTTDWNIDPLCDEVHEELIRTNDLLKLYPRRESLW; this is encoded by the coding sequence ATGACTGGTTTAAGTGAATCCTTTTTACAGCTAACAATGCTGGGAGACGGCAGCCCAAATGAAGATGTCTTACAATTGTTGATGTATTCCAACTTTCGTGAACAACTGAGTGAATCTGCACAGGAGCTGCACAACATAACGGACAGGATTCTTGTCCATCGGGCGTCAAGATCAGTAACTTCGATAGAAGCTCACGGTCTTATTTTACCACTGATGGCGATGTTGATAGAGAGCAGGGAAAGGGCAAAAAGAATCTATAGAGATGCATTATCATCAAGAATGAGTACTACCACCGATTGGAATATTGATCCGCTGTGTGACGAAGTGCATGAGGAATTAATAAGGACTAATGATTTGTTAAAACTGTACCCAAGAAGGGAGTCATTGTGGTAA
- a CDS encoding GATA-type transcription factor (some similarities with uniprot|P40209 Saccharomyces cerevisiae YMR136W), protein MRRKFNGMEHYHWIQSISSSIMTTETAETNVACKNLCNDAKGAQSALTLPTPPPLQPPPPTPTSTRANSTPVPPNSVIFQVVNRDNSSSLTHGFTPRVVPEFNSSTHGAVRNSAIRSTLNRETTRSTPAIVGHVRHASAPSAMMERSVPSRDSVFAPSPPSRKPISDLLKIAKYMDDRGRNDLEDHEKDAALALLVLKECSRQVFDMSKGWSNLDSVPLCDFVVAQRKCQTMLNSIENLKEMKIQARDTNGDVQISNAVEKPSTREKNVKFHEESYKSRSSSVVSIVNVTTPLPEAPSAQREKAIAPRSSSMSSERTLTYSPLSSDRSTPTPVPLEKNNNNNYSPYRPSSSPNTKSDSVFISLSDDDRKHMGKIGKTSKSGKNRNAHMRCLHCSSTETPEWRKGPSGPTTLCNACGLFYKKLIKKFGEEVATSIMKSRQTEDPQNRKIPRFARL, encoded by the coding sequence ATGCGACGCAAATTCAATGGTATGGAACATTATCATTGGATTCAAAGCATTAGCAGTAGTATTATGACCACAGAGACCGCGGAAACAAATGTTGCTTGTAAAAATCTTTGCAATGATGCTAAAGGGGCACAGTCGGCCTTGACGCTTCCCACACCGCCGCCTCTGCAACCTCCGCCGCCCACACCTACATCTACCAGAGCAAATTCAACACCAGTTCCTCCTAATTCTGTTATTTTCCAAGTAGTCAATAGAGACAATTCGTCCTCTTTGACTCACGGATTCACTCCTCGAGTAGTACCTGAATTTAATTCAAGTACTCATGGTGCAGTTAGAAATAGTGCAATAAGGTCGACCTTAAACAGAGAAACTACAAGATCCACACCAGCGATAGTAGGACACGTGCGTCATGCATCAGCACCGAGTGCTATGATGGAAAGATCCGTCCCATCTAGAGATTCTGTATTTGCGCCATCACCCCCTTCAAGGAAACCTATATCggatttgttgaagattGCCAAATACATGGATGACCGGGGCAGAAATGATCTGGAAGACCATGAAAAGGATGCAGCACTGGCGCTACTAGTGCTTAAAGAATGCAGCAGACAGGTATTTGATATGTCAAAGGGGTGGTCCAATCTCGATTCAGTACCATTGTGTGATTTTGTGGTCGCACAGAGGAAATGTCAAACTATGCTTAATAgtattgaaaatttgaaagagatgaagattcaagCTAGAGATACCAATGGTGACGTTCAAATTTCGAATGCTGTAGAAAAACCCAGTACTAGGGAAAAAAATGTAAAATTCCATGAGGAAAGTTATAAATCGAGATCATCATCGGTAGTATCCATCGTTAATGTCACCACCCCTTTACCAGAAGCACCTTCTGCTCAAAGGGAAAAGGCTATTGCGCCGCGCAGCTCTAGCATGTCTTCAGAAAGAACTTTAACATATtcaccattatcatcagATAGATCAACACCAACACCTGTACCATTAGAgaaaaataacaataataactATTCACCGTACCGACCATCTAGTAGTCCTAATACGAAAAGCGATAGCGTTTTCATCAGCTTGTCTGATGATGACCGAAAGCATATGGGTAAAATTGGTAAGACTTCAAAATCTGGTAAAAATAGAAATGCACATATGAGATGTTTACACTGTTCATCGACGGAAACGCCTGAATGGAGGAAAGGTCCTAGTGGACCTACGACACTGTGCAACGCTTGTGGACTCTTTTATAAGAAACtgataaaaaaatttggtgaagaagtGGCCACATCCATAATGAAATCGAGACAAACTGAAGATCCGCAGAATAGGAAAATTCCCCGATTTGCACGTCTCTGA